One stretch of Arachis hypogaea cultivar Tifrunner chromosome 20, arahy.Tifrunner.gnm2.J5K5, whole genome shotgun sequence DNA includes these proteins:
- the LOC140183211 gene encoding uncharacterized protein, which translates to MTWAIELSQYDLQYEPRHAIKAQAMADFLVKVTESPPETSSTRWKLHMDEASNQTFGGVGIILDSPTGVVYEQSIKFEFPVSSNQAEYEALLGGLVLAREVGATRVEVCSDSQVVTSQINGTYQARDSLLQKYLERVKKLSEEFDEVTVQHVPRERNTRVDLLLKLASTKPGISNRSLIQGLVKEPTVKYLIVAIDYYTKWVEAEPLASISSANCRKFMWRQVIARFGVLEVIISDNGTQFADKKFGEFLAGLGIRQKFSSVEHPQTNGQVEAANKVIQQSLRKRLDQKKGAWADELASVLWSYRTTQQSSTREMPFRLTNGVDVIIPVEIEEPSPRLLLGGVEEADLVDEAREMAHLSETALKQRIALRYNAKVLKREFEQSDLVLRRNDVGLPTPGERKLAANWEGSYRVKEVLGNDAYKLERLDSREVPGTWNASNLRSWNSLSPFLMLIVSYLFKLIKSLCQVEVTDALTTRSDALVLAAVADERASSRSFSSSFTRP; encoded by the exons ATGACCTGGGCAATCGAACTGTCTCAGTATGACTTGCAGTACGAACCCAGACATGCGATCAAGGCCCAAGCAATGGCTGACTTCCTGGTAAAAGTAACGGAAAGCCCTCCCGAGACGTCgagcacacggtggaagctccatatGGATGAAGCCTCCAACCAAACATTCGGGGGAGTGGGGATCATCTTGGACAGTCCAACCGGAGTCGTATATGAGCAATCGATCAAGTTTGAATTCCCAGTGTCCAGCAATcaagcagaatacgaggccctTCTTGGCGGCCTAGTCCTGGCAAGAGAGGTCGGAGCCACCAGAGTAGAAGTGTGTAGCGACTCTCAGGTCGTGACTTCACAGATTAATGGAACGTACCAAGCCAGAGATTCACTATTGCAGAAATATTTGGAGAGGGTCAAAAAGCTGAGTGAGGAATTCGACGAGGTCACGGTGCAGCACGTTCCAAGAGAGAGGAACACTCGGGTGGACCTCCTATTAAAACTAGCGAGCACAAAGCCAGGAATAAGCAACCGGTCTCTGATTCAAGGTTTAGTGAAAGAACCAACG GTCAAGTACCTAATTGTTGCCATCGACTATTAtaccaagtgggtagaggccgagccactggccagcatatcctcGGCTAATTgtcggaagttcatgtggagacaaGTAATAGCCAGATTTGGGGTCCTCGAGGTCATCATCTCGGACAATGGGACACAGTTTGCCGACAAAAAATTCGGAGAATTTCTCGCCGGCTTAGGCATAAGACAGAAATTCTCGTCTGTTGAGCACCCCCAAACCAACGGCCAAGTCGAAGCTGCGAACAAGGTCATCCAACAAAGCCTCAGGAAGCGACTTGATCAAAAGAAGGGAGCATGGGCAGACGAGTTAGCCTCGGTACTCTGGTCCTATCGCACAACTCAGCAGTCATCTACCAGGGAGATGCCCTTCCGGCTCACCAATGGGGTGGATGTGATAATACCCGTGGAGATCGAGGAACCGAGCCCACGACTACTTTTGGGAGGAGTAGAAGAAGCAGACTTGGTGGATGAAGCTAGAGAGATGGCCCACTTATCGGAGAcggcattgaaacaaaggatagCCCTGCGTTATAACGCCAAAGTACTCAAGAGAGAGTTTGAGCAAAGTGACCTGGTCTTACGACGCAATGATGTCGGACTCCCGACTCCAGGGGAAAGAAAGTTGGCAGCAAATTGGGAAGGCTCATACAGGGTAAAGGAGGTGCTCGGCAATGACGCTTACAAATTGGAACGATTGGATAGTAGAGAAGTTCCGGGAACCTGGAATGCGAGCAACCTAAGAAG TTGGAATTCATTGTCTCCTTTTTTGATGTTAATTGTTTCATACTTATTCAAATTAATCAAGTCACTTTGCCAAGTAGAAGTAACAGACGCCTTAACGACACG ATCAGATGCTTTGGTCTTGGCTGCGGTTGCCGATGAAAGAGCCTCATCACGCTCCTTCTCGAGCTCCTTCACCCGACCTTAA